A single region of the Bifidobacterium asteroides DSM 20089 genome encodes:
- a CDS encoding DUF6049 family protein — protein MIQTPLRPVGRTSQRTHAFNRWARWARILLAIVLLLALVITPWHPTPALAATSHQSSAEVALRWSTPVVTDKSGYALRAAVTNTASQPMKHAHLSVSTSAFYSFSSRVDMQAWSEGHARIPTPDVLGTQTVPTIPAGQSIEVAVNVPTDQDAIKKMTSWGPKPVRLSLSDDQDRVLGDVFTFLTRTWDGLPTAGTPALSLTMVLPLTSSDWNIDDRAMTALMTQSSAKSESGPGNDKNRNVTLTRQGARRQEDQSQLLSKHKSLQALGDPVYLSAFANRPQIQGLIQPADFDITRYASQSQDRYVQAGVTPESWSAQTAAKLYADATPGIYAWQGRQEWTMDSITAARRAGYQTVIAPQGFEVDAGTSAHTGKYTFETKAGKVTVLSAQRELSNLARGHPSSTRATGEQTQAGQTARFIAQSAFYQMEQPYAERSLLVCFDADEDTQQANQIMTELEHAPWINLISMDNLMKAPDFTGGSSGLLKAMELGSTKSGTKHGDGSTGTLDSLIASRADIDRFATSILADNKQDSQPTASATAGKTDSQALARQDADTTARQPKDPHQWLNQLTATHDDLALKSLGGTATAAGLADQAEAISHRLLDGISITPSESLNVVSETASMPVTVSNSHPYPVYARISARTDSMEIVTSRMAEVVIPARSEAQVTFKVRVAAAGRANVDIGLLDSQGRPFGQVRRAQITSNLRLSDMSGLIIIVIAVLLGLLGLWRQFHRTKDPDE, from the coding sequence CATAACCCCCTGGCACCCGACACCAGCCCTGGCTGCCACCAGTCATCAGAGCTCAGCCGAGGTGGCCCTGCGCTGGTCGACGCCGGTGGTGACCGACAAGTCCGGCTACGCCCTGCGCGCTGCTGTGACCAACACCGCGAGCCAGCCCATGAAGCATGCGCATCTGAGCGTGTCCACCAGCGCCTTCTACTCCTTCAGCTCCCGGGTTGACATGCAGGCCTGGTCCGAAGGCCACGCCCGCATCCCCACCCCGGACGTGCTGGGTACGCAGACCGTACCGACAATCCCGGCCGGGCAGAGCATCGAGGTTGCAGTCAACGTGCCGACTGATCAAGACGCGATCAAGAAGATGACCAGCTGGGGGCCCAAACCTGTCCGGCTCTCCCTGAGCGACGATCAGGACCGGGTCCTGGGCGATGTGTTCACCTTTCTTACCAGGACCTGGGATGGCCTGCCCACCGCAGGCACCCCCGCCCTGTCCCTGACCATGGTCCTTCCGCTGACCTCCTCGGACTGGAATATTGACGACAGGGCCATGACGGCGTTGATGACCCAGTCCAGTGCCAAATCCGAGTCAGGCCCAGGCAACGATAAAAACCGGAATGTGACACTGACCCGCCAGGGTGCCCGCCGCCAGGAGGATCAGAGCCAGCTGCTGTCCAAGCACAAATCCCTGCAGGCCCTGGGCGATCCGGTCTACCTGTCCGCCTTCGCCAACCGTCCCCAGATCCAGGGGCTGATTCAGCCGGCCGACTTCGACATCACCAGGTATGCATCCCAGAGTCAGGACCGTTATGTCCAGGCTGGAGTCACCCCCGAGTCCTGGAGCGCCCAGACTGCAGCCAAGCTCTATGCTGACGCAACGCCTGGCATATACGCTTGGCAGGGCCGACAGGAGTGGACCATGGACTCCATCACCGCCGCCCGACGTGCCGGCTATCAGACGGTCATCGCCCCCCAAGGCTTCGAGGTCGACGCCGGCACCTCCGCCCACACTGGCAAGTACACCTTCGAAACCAAGGCCGGAAAGGTAACCGTCCTGTCGGCCCAGCGAGAGCTCAGCAACCTGGCCAGGGGCCATCCCAGCTCCACACGCGCCACCGGTGAGCAGACTCAGGCTGGGCAGACGGCCCGCTTCATAGCCCAGAGTGCCTTCTACCAGATGGAACAGCCTTACGCCGAACGCTCCCTCCTGGTCTGCTTCGACGCCGATGAGGACACCCAGCAGGCAAACCAGATCATGACCGAACTGGAGCATGCTCCGTGGATCAACCTGATCTCCATGGACAATCTGATGAAGGCGCCCGACTTCACCGGCGGGTCGTCGGGTCTGCTCAAGGCCATGGAGCTCGGCAGCACCAAGAGCGGCACCAAGCACGGCGATGGCTCGACAGGCACTCTGGACTCTCTGATTGCCAGCCGGGCCGACATCGACCGATTTGCCACCTCCATTCTGGCTGACAACAAGCAGGATTCCCAACCCACCGCCAGTGCCACAGCAGGCAAGACCGACAGTCAGGCCCTGGCCCGCCAAGATGCCGACACCACCGCCCGCCAGCCCAAGGACCCGCATCAGTGGCTGAACCAATTGACCGCAACCCACGACGACCTGGCTCTGAAGTCCTTGGGGGGAACCGCAACCGCCGCTGGTCTGGCCGATCAGGCCGAGGCCATATCCCACCGGCTCCTTGACGGAATCAGCATCACGCCCAGCGAGTCCCTGAACGTGGTCAGCGAGACGGCTTCTATGCCCGTCACCGTCAGCAACAGCCACCCCTACCCTGTATACGCTCGCATCAGCGCTCGAACCGACTCCATGGAGATTGTCACCTCGCGTATGGCGGAGGTGGTTATTCCCGCCCGCTCCGAGGCTCAAGTGACCTTTAAGGTCAGGGTGGCGGCAGCCGGCAGGGCCAACGTGGACATCGGCCTGCTGGACAGCCAGGGCCGCCCCTTCGGCCAGGTACGCCGGGCTCAGATCACCAGCAATCTGCGACTGAGCGACATGAGCGGCCTAATCATCATCGTCATCGCCGTACTCCTAGGACTCCTGGGGCTCTGGCGGCAGTTCCACCGTACGAAGGACCCGGACGAATGA